A window of Rhododendron vialii isolate Sample 1 chromosome 13a, ASM3025357v1 contains these coding sequences:
- the LOC131314847 gene encoding uncharacterized protein LOC131314847: protein MTEVHGEEFASRYAGTRGNVGGGGGEEEDWKYHAAEFAKGVAEMSVEFGRGVRDVVRQSLLAKDSYFVRNFGEPCARACERLRFLNEYLPEDRDPVHSWTVVFFVAVVALAALCVSSGHDTTTPLVKRLYIHPPNACRILLPDGRHLAYQEQGVPAHRARFSMISAHPFLSSRLAGIPGLKASLLEEFGIRLVTYDLPGFGESDPHPNRNLQSSALDMLQLSYAVNVTEKFWVLGYSEGSMHAWAALRYIPDRVAGALMVAPVVNPYEPSMTKKERSRIWENWSPQRKLMYYLARRFPSSLAYLYRRSFLSGNHGQIDKWLSLSVGKGDRALIEEPIFEKFWQRDVEESVRQRNVKPFVEEAVLQVSEWGFRLSDLKIQKKRQGQGIIHWLKSIYSQAEEQLTGFLGPIHIWQGMEDKVVPPSTTDFVQRVIPGAMVHKLLYDGHFTYFYFCDACHKQIFTTVFGNPQGPLPAEVEDRTPIKIIEEKDDEEEDTLGDTVRD, encoded by the exons ATGACCGAGGTCCACGGGGAGGAGTTTGCGAGCCGGTACGCCGGAACGCGGGGCAAtgtcggcggcggcggcggggaGGAGGAGGACTGGAAGTACCACGCGGCGGAGTTCGCGAAGGGAGTGGCGGAGATGAGCGTGGAGTTCGGGAGGGGCGTGAGGGACGTGGTGAGGCAGAGCTTGCTGGCGAAGGATTCCTACTTCGTGAGGAACTTCGGGGAGCCTTGCGCCAGGGCGTGCGAGAGGTTGAGGTTCCTGAACGAGTACTTGCCGGAGGATCGCGATCCGGTCCACTCGTGGACCGTGGTGTTCTTCGTTGCTGTCGTTGCTCTTGCAG CGCTGTGTGTAAGTAGTGGACATGATACTACCACCCCATTGGTAAAGAGATTGTATATACATCCTCCTAATGCTTGTCGTATATTACTACCGGATGGCAGACACTTGGCTTATCAAGAACAAGGCGTTCCAGCTCACAGAGCTAGATTTTCCATGATTAGTGCTCATCCCTTTCTTTCATCCCGACTTGCAG GAATACCTGGTCTAAAGGCTTCACTGCTGGAGGAATTTGGCATTCGCCTGGTAACATATGATCTTCCAGGTTTTGGTGAAAGCGATCCCCATCCCAATAGGAACCTTCAGTCGTCAGCTCTGGATATGTTGCAATTATCATATGCTGTCAATGTCACTGAGAAGTTCTGGGTGCTAGGATACTCAGAAGGAAGCATGCATGCTTGGGCTGCACTCAGATACATTCCTGATAGAGTAGCAG GTGCACTGATGGTTGCTCCGGTTGTTAATCCGTATGAACCAAGCatgacaaaaaaagagagatctCGAATCTGGGAGAATTGGTCACCGCAAAGGAAACTAATGTACTATTTAGCTCGTAGGTTTCCTAGTTCTCTTGCTTACCTCTACCGCCGAAGCTTCCTGTCTGGAAATCATGGTCAGATAGATAAGTGGCTATCACTATCAGTTGGAAAGGGA GATAGAGCTTTGATAGAGGAGCCAATATTTGAGAAGTTTTGGCAGAGGGACGTAGAGGAATCTGTCAGACAGAGAAATGTAAAACCATTTGTGGAGGAAGCTGTTTTGCAAGTCTCCGAATGGGGTTTCAGACTTTCAGACctcaaaatacaaaagaaacgCCAGGGTCAAGGTATCATTCATTGGCTGAAGTCCATATATAGCCAAGCAGAAGAACAATTGACAGGCTTTCTTGGCCCAATTCATATATGGCAG GGTATGGAGGATAAAGTTGTCCCACCCTCAACGACCGATTTTGTGCAGCGAGTTATACCAGGGGCCATGGTACATAAGCTTCTTTACGATGGCCATTTCACCTATTTTTACTTCTGTGATGCATGCCATAAACAGATTTTTACTACCGTTTTCGGAAACCCACAAGGGCCACTTCCTGCTGAAGTAGAAGATCGAACGCCCATCAAAATAATTGAGGAgaaagatgatgaagaagaagacacACTCGGCGATACTGTCAGGGACTGA
- the LOC131314848 gene encoding uncharacterized protein LOC131314848, which translates to MDANRCTTHQGFRLRSILIHSLWITAVGVLLFRLATANSQKHLFYVLMFSISGVALATAPWIFQLLLSTTVMVLYHAGVSDLTWLIRPSVEGRREVDEDVERGRTKIWKRFGFRGEASSRPKLLRNRTI; encoded by the coding sequence ATGGATGCCAACAGATGCACCACTCATCAAGGCTTCCGCCTCCGTTCCATCCTCATCCACTCCCTCTGGATCACTGCCGTCGGCGTTCTCCTCTTCCGCCTCGCCACCGCCAACTCCCAAAAACACCTCTTCTACGTCCTCATGTTCTCCATTTCTGGCGTTGCCCTCGCCACCGCTCCTTGGATTTTTCAGCTGCTTTTGTCGACAACGGTTATGGTTTTGTACCACGCCGGTGTTTCTGATCTCACTTGGCTCATCCGACCATCGGTTGAGGGTCGAAGGGAAGTTGATGAGGACGTTGAGAGAGGACGGACTAAGATATGGAAAAGGTTTGGGTTTAGAGGTGAAGCAAGCAGCCGTCCTAAACTGCTAAGGAACAGAACCATTTGA
- the LOC131314849 gene encoding vicilin-like seed storage protein At2g28490 gives MARRKGVVLLVLLMMCYAVAMVGGSDGGRGRREKEEEGGERGRREREEEEEEGEEEGYDERGGGGGRRREREEMFLMHEMKTVVRTDAGDMKVVKGFDFGGIGGAVSEKQIHLGFITMEPKSLFIPQYLDSNLIIFVRRGEAKVGSIYKEDFEEKKLKGGDVYRIGAGSAFYLRNTGEGQRLHIICSIDKPDGFGWGRFQSFFIGGGTNPMSVLSGFDTMTLATAFNVSTSEVRDILTRQRSGPIVFLSEDLHPPNIWAQFMRLKQHEKLQHLNRIVDLQEAATKEEEEEPTWLLTKLFKSVFGKEPNGEDNRRKAPDSYNLYDRKPDFGNNYGWSTAIDKSDYWPLGHSDVGLYLVNLTAGSMMAPHINPRATEYGIVLRGSGTVQVVFPNGTSAMKAKVSEGDVFWVPRYYPFCQIASRTAPFEFFGFSTSARKNRPQFLVGRSSILQSMKGPEFAATFGVSEEKLRRFVDAQQESLILPSASAAPPEDGEVKSERRRRRIERVVGRFGKGMIMDFD, from the exons ATGGCAAGGAGAAAGGGTGTAGTGCTGCTGGTGCTGTTGATGATGTGCTATGCAGTGGCAATGGTGGGTGGTTCTGATGGtgggagggggaggagagagaaggaagaagagggGGGTGaaagggggaggagagagagagaggaggaggaggaggagggagaagaagaagggtaTGACGAacgcggtggtggtggagggaggaggagagagagggaagagatgTTCTTGATGCATGAGATGAAGACCGTGGTGAGGACTGATGCAGGGGACATGAAGGTGGTCAAGGGTTTCGATTTTGGAGGAATAGGAGGGGCAGTTTCGGAAAAACAAATTCATCTTGGGTTTATCACCATGGAACCTAAGAGTTTGTTCATCCCTCAGTACCTTGATTCCAATTTGATCATCTTCGTTCGCAGAG GGGAAGCGAAAGTGGGATCAATCTACAAAGAGGATTTTGAGGAGAAAAAATTGAAGGGTGGAGATGTGTACAGAATCGGAGCCGGTTCCGCGTTCTACTTGAGGAATACCGGGGAGGGCCAAAGGCTTCATATCATTTGCAGTATTGACAAGCCTGATGGCTTCGGATGGGGCCGTTTCCAG TCTTTCTTCATCGGTGGAGGAACGAATCCCATGTCTGTACTTTCTGGTTTCGACACTATGACTCTTGCAACCGCCTTCAAT GTGTCAACATCAGAGGTGAGAGACATCTTGACCCGGCAACGTTCTGGCCCAATTGTGTTCTTGTCGGAGGATTTGCACCCCCCAAACATATGGGCGCAATTCATGCGACTGAAACAGCATGAAAAACTACAGCACCTAAATCGAATAGTGGATTTGCAAGAAGCAGCCActaaagaagaagaggaggaaccAACATGGTTGTTGACCAAGCTATTCAAATCTGTATTTGGAAAGGAACCAAATGGAGAAGACAACCGAAGGAAGGCACCGGACTCTTACAACCTCTATGACAGGAAACCAGACTTCGGGAACAACTATGGCTGGAGCACGGCCATTGACAAATCCGATTACTGGCCTCTCGGCCACTCCGATGTTGGCCTTTATCTGGTCAACCTCACCGCG GGATCGATGATGGCGCCGCATATAAATCCAAGGGCCACCGAGTATGGTATCGTATTGAGAGGATCAGGCACAGTTCAGGTAGTGTTTCCCAATGGGACCTCAGCAATGAAAGCGAAGGTGAGCGAAGGAGATGTGTTCTGGGTTCCCAGGTACTACCCATTCTGCCAAATAGCATCTCGAACGGCCCCCTTCGAGTTCTTTGGGTTCAGCACGTCGGCACGCAAGAACCGGCCACAGTTCCTTGTAGGAAGGAGCTCTATTCTGCAGAGCATGAAGGGTCCAGAGTTTGCTGCCACCTTTGGGGTAAGCGAGGAGAAGCTGAGGAGATTCGTGGATGCTCAACAGGAGTCGTTGATACTGCCCTCCGCCTCTGCGGCACCACCGGAGGATGGGGAGGTGAAgagtgagaggaggaggaggaggatagaGAGGGTGGTTGGGAGGTTTGGAAAGGGAATGATCATGGACTTCGATTAG
- the LOC131314850 gene encoding pentatricopeptide repeat-containing protein At2g27800, mitochondrial-like, whose protein sequence is MLSVGKIRLLRLYVNRSYAMNHLVCLETLYLSPIISPPSIVCNEMTMFSAPHSSCPSFSRRLYLMNNSLKPMDLRTQTQFDTGANVTSSTVLHRYLHLSLYHSSLTPGSQSLRPRMNKRLKPPSKPVLDEARFRRAVSQLAPRFTAEELCSVITLEQDPLVCLELFNWASQQPRFSHDVSTYHITIKKLGVAKLYQEMDEVVSKVLDVPHIGSEALFNTIIYFFTEDRKLTKAVNTYKHMRKSRNMECKPSIRTYNLLFSALLSRGRNSYVNHMYMETTRCLFKQMVNDGVEPDIFSLNFMIKGYVLSLHVNDALRIFHQMGVVYKCLPNSYSFDYLIHGLCAQGRTQNAMVLCNDMKKRGFVPSSKSYNSLVNSLALGGEVDEAINLLWEMSKCQRSADLITYQTLLDEICRHQTVGDAKLLLKELLEKELVDNHTCGKLLHRIKENQRK, encoded by the coding sequence ATGCTATCTGTTGGCAAAATCCGCTTGCTTCGCCTTTATGTCAACAGAAGTTATGCAATGAATCATCTTGTTTGTTTAGAAACTCTATACCTGTCTCCCATTATATCTCCTCCGTCGATAGTTTGTAATGAAATGACCATGTTTTCGGCTCCTCATTCCAGCTGCCCTAGCTTCTCTCGCCGTTTGTATCTCATGAATAACTCATTGAAGCCTATGGACCTTCGAACCCAGACCCAATTTGACACAGGTGCCAATGTCACTTCGAGTACAGTCCTACACAGATACTTGCACCTTTCACTTTATCATTCTTCCTTGACACCTGGGTCACAATCGTTAAGGCCAAGAATGAATAAGAGATTAAAACCTCCATCGAAACCTGTTCTCGATGAAGCCCGATTTAGGCGTGCAGTGTCCCAACTTGCACCAAGGTTCACTGCCGAAGAACTATGCAGTGTCATAACACTAGAGCAAGATCCTCTTGTGTGCTTGGAGCTGTTTAATTGGGCTTCACAGCAACCTAGGTTTAGTCATGATGTTTCCACATACCATATAACCATTAAAAAGCTTGGTGTTGCGAAATTGTACCAAGAGATGGATGAGGTTGTGAGCAAGGTGCTTGATGTTCCTCACATTGGTTCGGAGGCCTTGTTTAATACGATAATTTACTTCTTCACAGAAGATCGTAAATTGACAAAGGCTGTCAACACATATAAGCACATGAGAAAAAGCAGGAATATGGAATGTAAGCCTTCGATACGAACCTACAATCTTCTGTTTTCTGCACTTCTTAGTCGGGGGAGAAATTCTTATGTAAACCACATGTATATGGAGACCACCAGATGCCTCTTCAAGCAAATGGTGAATGACGGTGTTGAACCCGACATTTTCTCGTTGAATTTCATGATAAAAGGGTACGTCCTTTCACTTCACGTGAATGATGCCCTCAGAATATTTCATCAGATGGGTGTGGTTTATAAATGTTTACCGAATTCGTATTCATTTGATTATTTGATTCATGGGTTGTGTGCCCAAGGGAGGACACAGAATGCTATGGTTTTGTGTAATGATATGAAGAAGAGAGGGTTTGTTCCGAGCAGTAAATCATATAACTCCCTcgtgaactctttggctcttGGTGGAGAAGTTGACGAGGCAATAAACCTTTTGTGGGAGATGAGCAAGTGTCAGAGGTCTGCTGATTTGATCACTTATCAGACATTGCTTGATGAGATCTGCCGGCATCAAACGGTTGGAGACGCCAAGTTGTTGTTGAAGGAGTTGCTAGAGAAGGAGCTTGTGGATAATCATACTTGCGGGAAGCTTCTGCATAGAATTAAGGAGAACCAGAGGAAATAA
- the LOC131314853 gene encoding uncharacterized protein LOC131314853 codes for MQSILNLHSNRGLPLCLSGITHPLSLSKEMADHDRRREALKKKKRGIVVVNYDVGIVRNHERGLEEIRGGDREVEGDLVADLVHDLIYLFLACPAKAA; via the exons ATGCAGTCCATCTTAAATCTCCACAGCAACCGTGGCCTTCCTCTCTGTCTTTCTGGGATcacacaccctctctctctatctaaaga GATGGCGGATCATGATCGCAGGAGGGAGGccctgaaaaagaaaaaaagagggatTGTGGTTGTGAATTATGATGTGGGTATTGTGAGAAACCATGAGAGAGGCTTGGAAGAGATCAGAGGAGGTGATCGTGAAGTGGAGGGAGATCTGGTTGCTGATCTTGTGCATGATTTGATCTACTTGTTCTTGGCTTGTCCGGCAAAAGCTGCATAG
- the LOC131314854 gene encoding proteasome subunit beta type-4-like yields MNLLVDSNQARSNSLISEAASERTLYPYVTGTSVIGIKYKDGILMMADMGGSYGSTLRYKSMERLKPVGKHSLLGASGEISDFQEILRYLDELILYDNMWDDGNSMGPKEVHNYLTRVMYNRRNKFNPLWNSLVLGGVKNGQKYLGMVSMIGVHFEDNHVATGFGNHLARPILRDEWHENLSFEDGVRLLEKCMRVLLYRDRSAVNKLQIAKITEEGMTISQPYALKTSWNLAAFQNPTAGAEGSW; encoded by the exons ATGAAT TTGTTGGTGGACTCTAATCAAGCTAGAAGCAACTCACTCATCTCTGAAGCAGCATCAGAGAGAACACT ATATCCATATGTGACTGGTACGTCTGTAATTGGCATCAAATACAAGGATGGTATTCTCATGATGGCTGATATGGGAG GTTCCTATGGGTCAACCCTGCGTTACAAGAGCATGGAGCGATTGAAGCCTGTTGGGAAACACTCTCTCCTAGGTGCAAGTGGAGAAATTAGTGACTTCCAGGAGATTTTGCGCTACCTTGATGAGCTAAT CTTGTACGACAATATGTGGGATGATGGGAATTCCATGGGACCTAAAGAAGTGCATAACTATTTGACTAGGGTGATGTACAATCGTCGCAACAAGTTTAACCCATTATGGAATTCGCTTGTACTTGGTGGAGTAAAGAATGGACAGAAGTATCTTGGAATG GTTAGTATGATTGGCGTTCACTTCGAGGACAATCATGTGGCAACTGGATTTGGAAATCACCTTGCGAGGCCAATCCTCCGCGATGAATGGCATGAGAACTTGAGTTTTGAAGACGGTGTTAGGTTACTGGAGAAATGCATGCGGGTACTTCTCTACCGTGATAGATCAGCTGTCAACAAGCTTCAG ATAGCGAAAATCACAGAAGAGGGCATGACAATTTCGCAGCCCTATGCATTGAAAACTTCCTGGAATTTGGCTGCGTTTCAGAATCCAACTGCGGGTGCTGAAGGATCTTGGTAG